Genomic DNA from Nitratidesulfovibrio vulgaris str. Hildenborough:
TACGATCCCGCCACTGGCGAGACCAAGATCTTCAAGAAGGCCTACTACCAGATCATCCCCGAATAGGATGAGCACCAGGGCGGTTGCGGGGTACCGCAACCGCCCTTTTCACTTTCACCCGGACGGCCTAAGCCGGGGCAGTAAGCACGCCTTATTGTCTGGGCTTAGGCCGTGTTGATGAAGGCCAAAACACGTAGGGAGGATACCAAGGATGTCGAACTCCATACTCGTCGTCGGAGGCGGATTCAGCGGGCTCACGGCCGCCATCGAAGCCGCTGAAGTCGGCTATGAAGTGTTCATCGTCGAGAAAAGTCCGTTTCTTGGAGGTCGGGTCGCCCAGCTGAACAAGTACTTCCCTAAACTCTGTCCCCCGTCCTGCGGCCTGGAAATCCAGTTCCAGCGCATCAAGAAGAACCCCAACATCAAGTTCTTCACGCAGGCGCAGGTGACAGCAGTGAAAGGGGAGAAGGGCAATTACACCGTCTCCGTCCGCATCGAACCCCGGCACACCGTTCCCAACAGCGCAGACCTCTCCATGCTTGCCGGTGCACTTGAAGGCGAGGTCGAAAACGAGTTCGAACTTGGCCTCGCAAAGCGCAAGCCCCTGTATCTGTCCACTCCCTTCGCCTTCCCCAATCGCTACGTTCTCGACAAGAACGCCCTTTCGCAGGCCGACCAGCTCAAGGTCGGCGCAAGTGCGTTCTGCGACCTGAACGAAGGGCCGCGCGAAATCGAGCTTTCCGTCGGGTCCATCGTGCTCGCCACAGGATGGAAGCCCTACGACGTGACCAATCTTTCGAATCTCGGTGCTGGCAAGATCGCCAACTGTGTGAGCAACATGCAGCTCGAGCGTCTTGCTGCCGCCTGTGGCCCCACCAAGGGCGCCATCACCCGCCCCGGTGACGGGAAGTCACCCAGGAAGATAGCCTTCGTTCAGTGTGCCGGTTCGCGTGACCAGAATCACCTGAACTTCTGCTCGTACATCTGCTGCATGGCCTCCCTGAAGCAGGCCCTGTACGTGCGAGAGCAGTACCCCGATGCCGAAGTCACCGTGTACTACATCGACCTGCGCACACCCGGGCGTTACGACAAGTTCATGCGCAAGGTGCGAGCCGACGAGAAGATCAACCTCGTGAAGGGCAAGGTCGCTGGCGTCGAAGAGGATACGGCAACCGGCGACGTCATCGTCGAGGTCGAGGATGCCGTCAAGGGCGAAAAGCGTAAGGTGCGCTACGACATGGTCGTCCTCGCTACCGGTATGCAGCCGAGCCTCGCGGGTCAGAAGCTGCCGTTCGATGTACCTGTCGATGAAGACGGCTTCATCGTCGGCGGCGAAGAGAAGGGCATCTTCGCGGCGGGCTGCGCCCAGAAGCCCCTTGATGTCATGCGCTCTGCCCAATCGGGCACCAGCGCCGCGCTCAAAGCGATTCAAACGGTGAGAGGGAGGTAGACCATAATGGCCAGCAGAATTGGCGTCTATTTTGACCAGTCGAGCATCGGCGGCGGCCTTGATGTCGAAGCCCTGTCCGACGGCGTCTCGAAGAAGTGGGGAACGCTGACCCCCGTGGTCAAGGTGCTTCCCGTCCTCGCAGCCGAGAAGGCGCGGGACGAGATTCGCGCCGACATCGAAGAGAACGAACTTGACGGTGTCCTGCTCTGCGGTACCTCCCCCCGCGTTGACTGGGACCTCTACAAGTTCGATGGTGTCATCGTCGACCGTGTTAACCTTCGCGAACAGTGTGTCCTGTCCTACAAGAACCCCGACGGCTCCACTGTCGAGGAAGGGGATGACGCTCCTGAACTGCTCGTCAACCTTGCCACCGACTACCTGAACATGGGTGTTGTCCGGTTGCAGAAGACGACGGCTCCTGAAGCCGCCCCTGTCGAGAGCGTGCGCCGGGTGCTGGTGCTGGGTGGTGGCTGGACGGGCCTTACGGCTGCCCGCAACGCCTCCATCGCAGGCCTTGAGGTCGTTCTCGTCGAAAAGGGTGATGTCCTTGGCGGCAAGACCCTGAACCTGCACCAGACCATCCCGCTTCATGCCCCGTATGTCGAGGCACATGCCACCGGCATCGAGCAGAAGATCGCCGACGTCGAGTCCGACGCGAACATCAAGGTGCTCAAGGGCTCTGTCCTGACCAAGCTGGCGGGCATGCCCGGCGAGTTCACCGCCATCGTCAAGACCCCCACTGGCGATGAAGAGATCGCCGTTGGTGCCGTGGTCCTTGCCACGGGCTGGCAGCCGCAGGATGCCAAGCTGCTTGCTCCTCTTGGCTACGGCAATGTCCCCAACGTGGTGACCTCCGCCGAGTTCGAGAAAATGGTCAAGGAAGGCACCATGACCGCCCGTCGTGTTGCCTTCATCCTGAACACGTCACTGTGCGACGGCGGCGACATCTACGCTCCCTTCTGCGCTGACGAGGCCGCTCCCGCCGAAGCTGCCGCCGAGGCTCCTGCCGAAGGCGAAGAGGCTGGCCCCAAGTGCAAGGACCTCGAGAGCATCCGCCATCTGCCGTACTCCAACTCCATCAGCAGCGTGGTTGCCCTCAAGCAGGCCAACTACGTCTGTGACAAGTTCGAGGGCGCGCAGGCGTTCATCCTGTACGACAGCATGGTGGTGCAGGGTATCCACGAGCGCTACTACAAGGCCGCACAGGACCGTCTCGGCATCATGATGAGCAAGGCCGACATCCGCGAAGTCCGCGAAGGTGCCAACGGTACCGTTAGCGTGCTCTGCGACAACACGCTCATCGGCGATGACATCCAGATCGA
This window encodes:
- a CDS encoding CoB--CoM heterodisulfide reductase iron-sulfur subunit A family protein is translated as MSNSILVVGGGFSGLTAAIEAAEVGYEVFIVEKSPFLGGRVAQLNKYFPKLCPPSCGLEIQFQRIKKNPNIKFFTQAQVTAVKGEKGNYTVSVRIEPRHTVPNSADLSMLAGALEGEVENEFELGLAKRKPLYLSTPFAFPNRYVLDKNALSQADQLKVGASAFCDLNEGPREIELSVGSIVLATGWKPYDVTNLSNLGAGKIANCVSNMQLERLAAACGPTKGAITRPGDGKSPRKIAFVQCAGSRDQNHLNFCSYICCMASLKQALYVREQYPDAEVTVYYIDLRTPGRYDKFMRKVRADEKINLVKGKVAGVEEDTATGDVIVEVEDAVKGEKRKVRYDMVVLATGMQPSLAGQKLPFDVPVDEDGFIVGGEEKGIFAAGCAQKPLDVMRSAQSGTSAALKAIQTVRGR
- a CDS encoding hydrogenase iron-sulfur subunit — its product is MASRIGVYFDQSSIGGGLDVEALSDGVSKKWGTLTPVVKVLPVLAAEKARDEIRADIEENELDGVLLCGTSPRVDWDLYKFDGVIVDRVNLREQCVLSYKNPDGSTVEEGDDAPELLVNLATDYLNMGVVRLQKTTAPEAAPVESVRRVLVLGGGWTGLTAARNASIAGLEVVLVEKGDVLGGKTLNLHQTIPLHAPYVEAHATGIEQKIADVESDANIKVLKGSVLTKLAGMPGEFTAIVKTPTGDEEIAVGAVVLATGWQPQDAKLLAPLGYGNVPNVVTSAEFEKMVKEGTMTARRVAFILNTSLCDGGDIYAPFCADEAAPAEAAAEAPAEGEEAGPKCKDLESIRHLPYSNSISSVVALKQANYVCDKFEGAQAFILYDSMVVQGIHERYYKAAQDRLGIMMSKADIREVREGANGTVSVLCDNTLIGDDIQIDVDMVVLPTGIVPSTAKDAIMNFEYRQGPGFPDLDLFDGFADSNYICFPYETRRTGVYAAGCVRQPMTLDSCEEDAIGAAMKAIQCIESANRGVAVHPRSGDLSYPIFNFVRCTQCKRCTEECPFGALDDDEKGTPKPNYSRCRRCGTCMGACPERVISFANYNIDQIGSMIREVNVPADMKKGGPRVIILACENDAYPALDMAALRGKPWSPYVRIIPVRCLGSVNAIWVADAMSKGIDGVMMLGCKYGDDYQCHFVKGSEICNRRKENIAETLNRLGVEPDRVEQYEVAIDEYDKLPGMIEGFMNMIFEKGPNPFKGY